In the genome of Dickeya fangzhongdai, one region contains:
- a CDS encoding MbtH family protein produces MSQEQLNPFDDDRLAFLVLVNEQQQYSLWPEFAAVPAGWRAVYGPQSREACIAYTETHWQDMRPASLRTTEA; encoded by the coding sequence ATGAGTCAGGAACAACTTAATCCGTTTGACGATGATCGTCTGGCGTTTCTGGTACTGGTCAACGAACAGCAGCAATACAGCCTGTGGCCGGAGTTTGCTGCGGTGCCGGCAGGGTGGCGCGCGGTATACGGGCCGCAGTCCCGTGAGGCGTGCATCGCCTATACCGAAACCCACTGGCAAGACATGCGCCCGGCCAGTCTGCGGACCACTGAAGCCTAA
- the fes gene encoding enterochelin esterase — protein sequence MPAAQPSGFAATLLSSPQAGEEVWWQQVVRLGTPLVEVQDAGRVRVTFLWRDPDGDERYSAIRRVYADINGVTDHHSTDPQSLERLPGTDVWHWSMSIEHDWRGSYSLIPIVAAQLPPVFSDDEQLRDEQQREWWCSLFPCAIADPLNPGQPWGEQLSAAHMPAAPSQQAWGAVDNGSALPPDAAWLTVFDWKSEQLDNQRRIWLYTTGSNEAPARRPLCIVLDGQKWAQETPLFAALDAETAQGNLPPAVWLFIDAIDGETRCRELPCDATFWQAVQDELLPQAARLAPFSDDPDRTVVSGQSYGGLAALYAGLHWPQRFGRVLTQSGSFWWPNLQFITDFDLRDTLEPGVLVTQVGQGGRTASPLVIFQEAGRREADIAFVNQQMHDALTAAGHRVHQRVYAGGHDTLCWRGGLIDGFRWLLSDAGLPAASRD from the coding sequence ATGCCGGCAGCACAGCCGTCAGGTTTCGCCGCAACACTTTTGTCATCGCCTCAGGCAGGGGAAGAGGTCTGGTGGCAACAGGTTGTCAGGTTGGGAACGCCACTGGTGGAAGTACAGGATGCCGGGCGAGTGCGGGTGACGTTTCTCTGGCGCGATCCGGACGGTGACGAACGCTATTCCGCCATCCGGCGGGTGTATGCCGATATCAACGGCGTGACCGATCACCACAGCACCGATCCGCAGAGTCTGGAACGGTTGCCCGGCACCGATGTCTGGCACTGGTCGATGAGCATCGAGCATGACTGGCGCGGCAGCTATTCCCTGATTCCCATCGTGGCGGCGCAACTGCCGCCGGTGTTTAGCGACGATGAGCAACTGCGTGACGAACAGCAGCGGGAGTGGTGGTGTTCGCTGTTTCCCTGCGCGATCGCCGATCCGCTCAATCCGGGCCAGCCGTGGGGAGAACAACTGTCGGCCGCTCATATGCCGGCGGCGCCGTCGCAGCAGGCCTGGGGCGCGGTGGATAACGGCTCGGCGTTACCGCCGGATGCAGCCTGGCTGACGGTATTTGACTGGAAGAGCGAACAGCTCGACAACCAGCGCCGTATCTGGCTGTACACCACCGGCAGCAACGAAGCGCCGGCCCGGCGGCCGTTGTGCATTGTGCTGGACGGGCAGAAATGGGCGCAGGAGACACCGTTATTTGCCGCGCTGGACGCGGAAACCGCACAGGGCAATCTGCCGCCTGCCGTCTGGCTGTTTATTGACGCCATTGACGGGGAAACCCGCTGCCGGGAACTGCCGTGCGATGCCACCTTCTGGCAGGCGGTGCAGGATGAATTATTGCCGCAGGCGGCGCGACTGGCGCCGTTCAGCGACGACCCGGACCGCACAGTGGTGTCCGGGCAGAGCTACGGCGGACTGGCGGCGCTGTACGCCGGTCTGCACTGGCCGCAGCGCTTCGGCCGCGTATTGACCCAGTCCGGCTCTTTCTGGTGGCCGAATCTGCAATTCATCACCGATTTTGACCTGCGCGACACGCTGGAACCCGGCGTGCTGGTCACGCAGGTAGGGCAGGGCGGACGGACGGCGTCGCCGCTGGTGATTTTTCAGGAAGCCGGGCGGCGCGAAGCCGATATCGCCTTCGTCAACCAACAGATGCATGACGCGCTGACGGCGGCGGGGCATCGGGTTCACCAGCGCGTGTATGCCGGCGGGCATGACACCCTGTGCTGGCGCGGCGGGTTGATTGACGGCTTCCGTTGGTTGCTGAGCGACGCGGGCTTACCGGCGGCGTCCCGGGATTAA
- a CDS encoding TonB-dependent siderophore receptor, which translates to MHSTRNKQLKKLKSWQGNKKAMPAVLASTLLMAAHAQAADTTSTDTMIVSANAGESVTAPLKGIVAKESASGTKTSTPLIKTPQAVTVVTRDQMDAQAVSSVSDALNYSSGVVTNYRGSSNRNDEVIARGFRYAPKFLDGLSYGLSGQGAALGKIDPWLLERVELVHGPASVLYGQVNPGGLISMTSKRPTAETIRKVQFSAGNQHLGEAAFDFGGALNDDKTLLYRLNGIASTRDEFVKDYKEKRVAIAPAITWLPNSDTSFTLLTSYQNDPKAGYRNFLPKIGTVTEASAGYIPEDLNVSDPNYNRSKREQIGIGYIFDHSFNDNVSFQQNLRYSQLRERYKYLVYTWSNPEISDTSLSRRQVREELNADELGLDNQIKVKLATGEVEHTLLGGLDYKWQDRDYNYWRNSGNQYNFDWANPNYGGSYLVSDSQLALNQSYKKKLDQVGVYLQDQMEWNQWNLLLSGRHDWSEIRTQDRTTSTTTQQNDSKFTGRAGLLYAFDNGISPYASYSTSFEPNLDSGAPGTPAFKPTTGEQKEVGVKFQPKGSNTLLTVSLFDITQKNITSYNSVTKYNEQIGKVKSKGVETEVHSQLTPEINLMAAYTYTDAVTKESYTASQVNKTPSSIPRHSASAWGSYSFQNGPLKGVTLGTGVRYIGSTYGDNAESFKVPAYTLYDAMARYELGSLASQLKGAAVQLNVNNLTDKRYVASCGGDTACFYGSGRTVVATVSYSW; encoded by the coding sequence ATGCATAGCACCAGGAATAAACAATTAAAAAAATTAAAGTCTTGGCAGGGAAATAAAAAGGCGATGCCAGCCGTGCTGGCTTCCACTCTGCTGATGGCGGCGCACGCGCAGGCGGCCGACACCACCAGCACCGATACCATGATTGTGTCGGCCAACGCCGGTGAAAGCGTCACCGCGCCGCTGAAAGGCATCGTGGCGAAAGAAAGCGCCTCCGGCACCAAAACCAGCACGCCGCTGATAAAAACTCCGCAAGCGGTCACCGTCGTGACCCGCGACCAGATGGACGCGCAGGCGGTTTCCTCTGTTTCTGACGCGCTGAATTACTCCAGCGGCGTAGTCACCAACTATCGTGGTTCTTCCAACCGCAACGATGAAGTGATCGCCCGCGGTTTCCGCTACGCGCCGAAATTCCTCGACGGCCTGAGCTACGGTCTGAGCGGTCAGGGCGCCGCGCTGGGGAAAATCGACCCCTGGTTGCTGGAGCGAGTGGAACTGGTGCACGGCCCGGCCTCGGTGCTGTACGGCCAGGTTAACCCCGGCGGGCTGATCAGCATGACCAGCAAACGCCCGACCGCTGAAACCATCCGCAAGGTGCAGTTCAGCGCCGGCAACCAGCATTTGGGCGAAGCGGCGTTTGACTTCGGCGGCGCGCTCAACGACGACAAAACCCTGCTGTATCGCCTCAACGGCATCGCCAGCACCCGCGATGAATTCGTCAAGGATTACAAAGAGAAACGCGTCGCCATCGCGCCGGCGATCACCTGGCTGCCTAACAGCGACACCAGCTTTACGCTGCTGACCAGCTACCAGAACGATCCGAAGGCCGGTTACCGCAATTTCCTGCCGAAAATCGGCACCGTGACCGAAGCCAGCGCTGGCTATATTCCAGAGGACCTGAATGTCAGCGACCCTAACTACAACCGCTCAAAACGCGAACAGATCGGCATCGGTTATATTTTCGATCACTCCTTCAATGACAACGTGTCCTTCCAGCAAAACCTTCGCTATTCCCAGTTGCGGGAACGCTACAAGTATCTGGTTTATACCTGGAGTAACCCGGAAATCTCCGATACCTCCCTGTCCCGCCGTCAGGTGCGCGAAGAACTGAACGCCGATGAACTGGGGCTGGATAACCAGATCAAGGTCAAACTGGCAACCGGTGAGGTGGAACATACCCTGCTGGGCGGACTGGATTACAAATGGCAGGACCGCGATTACAACTACTGGCGCAACAGCGGCAACCAGTACAATTTTGACTGGGCGAACCCCAACTACGGCGGTTCTTATCTGGTCAGCGACAGTCAGTTAGCACTGAACCAGTCTTACAAGAAAAAACTCGATCAGGTCGGCGTTTATCTGCAAGACCAGATGGAATGGAACCAGTGGAATCTGCTGCTGTCCGGCCGTCATGACTGGAGCGAAATACGTACGCAGGATCGCACCACCAGCACCACGACCCAGCAAAACGACAGCAAATTCACCGGCCGCGCTGGTCTGCTGTACGCCTTCGACAACGGCATTTCACCGTACGCCAGCTACAGCACCTCGTTCGAACCCAACCTGGATTCCGGCGCGCCGGGCACGCCAGCCTTTAAACCGACCACCGGTGAGCAGAAGGAAGTGGGGGTGAAATTCCAGCCCAAGGGCAGTAATACCCTGCTGACCGTATCGCTGTTCGATATCACGCAGAAAAACATCACGTCGTACAACAGCGTGACTAAATACAACGAGCAGATCGGTAAGGTGAAATCCAAAGGGGTGGAAACCGAAGTTCACTCGCAACTGACGCCGGAAATCAACCTGATGGCGGCCTACACCTATACCGATGCGGTCACCAAGGAAAGTTACACCGCCAGCCAGGTCAACAAAACGCCGTCATCCATTCCACGTCATTCCGCTTCCGCCTGGGGCAGCTACAGCTTCCAGAATGGTCCGCTGAAAGGCGTCACGCTGGGCACCGGCGTGCGTTATATCGGTTCTACCTACGGCGATAACGCGGAGAGCTTCAAGGTACCGGCTTACACCCTGTACGACGCGATGGCGCGTTATGAACTGGGCTCGCTCGCCTCGCAACTGAAAGGCGCTGCGGTGCAGTTGAACGTCAACAACCTGACCGACAAGCGCTATGTGGCGTCGTGCGGCGGCGATACCGCCTGCTTCTACGGCAGCGGACGCACGGTCGTCGCCACGGTTAGCTACAGCTGGTAA
- a CDS encoding isochorismate synthase has protein sequence MSTLAATSSSLDARTLQHDDFLFLSPDNSLHARGCYATLATAVADGGHLQGDVQQQVKTLFARARQDGIARPLLVGAIPFDKRQPARLFVPQQSHWFARETLQHDTPSASPLTVRQIREVPEQDAFCQMVSAGVAATRSGELNKIVLSRLLDIDTEQPLDSIRLLLQLNRQNPWSYNFHVPLEQGALLGASPELLLNKQGHHIVSQPLAGSARRSDDPVEDQRLRRMLMASAKDRHEHRLVTDDIRRVLASRCRTLTIPDTPELLSTPVLWHLATRIQGDVLDPQENALSIACLLHPTPALCGVPFEAARDRIAQLEPFSRGLFGGIVGWCDDEGNGQWVVTIRCGEVRQNRVRLFAGAGIVPDSQPVSEWHETGVKLSTMLRAFGLRQDQECAA, from the coding sequence GTGTCAACGCTCGCAGCCACCTCTTCATCGCTGGATGCACGCACGCTTCAGCACGATGATTTTCTGTTTCTGTCCCCCGACAACAGCCTGCATGCCCGCGGATGTTACGCCACTCTGGCGACGGCAGTGGCAGACGGCGGTCACCTGCAAGGCGACGTTCAGCAACAGGTAAAAACGCTGTTTGCCCGCGCCCGACAGGACGGTATCGCCCGGCCGTTGCTGGTTGGCGCCATCCCGTTCGACAAACGCCAGCCCGCCAGGCTGTTCGTGCCGCAACAGTCCCATTGGTTCGCACGCGAGACGTTGCAGCACGACACGCCGTCCGCGTCGCCGCTGACCGTGCGTCAGATACGCGAAGTGCCGGAGCAGGATGCGTTTTGCCAGATGGTCAGCGCCGGGGTCGCCGCGACCCGCAGCGGCGAGCTGAACAAGATCGTGCTGTCCCGCCTGCTGGATATCGATACCGAGCAACCGCTGGATTCGATTCGCCTGCTGCTGCAACTCAACCGCCAGAACCCGTGGAGCTATAACTTCCACGTGCCGCTGGAACAGGGCGCGCTGCTGGGAGCCAGCCCGGAACTGCTGCTGAACAAGCAGGGCCATCATATTGTGTCGCAACCGCTGGCCGGCTCGGCCCGCCGCAGCGACGACCCGGTGGAAGACCAGCGCCTGCGCCGCATGTTGATGGCGTCGGCCAAAGATCGCCACGAGCACCGGCTGGTGACCGATGACATCCGCCGGGTATTGGCCTCACGCTGCCGGACGCTGACCATTCCGGACACGCCGGAGCTACTGAGCACGCCGGTGCTGTGGCATCTGGCTACCCGGATTCAGGGCGACGTGCTGGACCCGCAGGAAAACGCGCTGTCCATCGCCTGCCTGCTGCACCCCACGCCGGCGCTGTGCGGCGTACCTTTCGAAGCGGCCAGAGATCGCATCGCCCAACTGGAGCCGTTCTCGCGCGGGCTGTTCGGCGGCATCGTCGGCTGGTGCGACGATGAAGGCAACGGTCAGTGGGTCGTCACCATTCGCTGCGGCGAAGTCCGACAAAACCGGGTACGGCTGTTTGCCGGCGCGGGCATCGTGCCGGATTCTCAACCGGTGTCCGAATGGCACGAAACCGGCGTTAAATTGAGCACCATGCTGCGCGCATTTGGTCTGCGACAGGATCAGGAGTGTGCAGCATGA
- a CDS encoding (2,3-dihydroxybenzoyl)adenylate synthase gives MMIEFTRWPPELEQRYRERGYWQDVPLGDILTRHADNDGTALICGERAISYRQMNQQVAQLACALQRRGIKPGQTALVQLGNVDEFYLTYFALLRAGIVPVNALFSHQRSELCAYADQIAPTLLIADRSHPLFADDSFIDELRRRCPSLQQVILRGDADSAQALSQLLLEDGDLLAATPTPADQVAFFQLSGGSTGTPKLIPRTHNDYYYSIRGSVEICRVDAHTRFLCALPAAHNYPLSSPGALGVFYAGGTVVLASDPSPSCCFPLIAQHQITLTALVPPAVTLWLEAVALSGDRRALASLQVLQVGGARLSEALARRVPAELGCQLQQVFGMAEGLVNYTRLDDDDAHRFTTQGCPISDDDEVWVADADGNPLPHGEPGRLMTRGPYTFRGYYRSPAHNRQVFNDDGFYCSGDLVIQQADGYLQVVGREKDQINRGGEKIAAEEIENLLLRHPAVINAALVAVPDPMMGEKSCAFLVTREPLKAVALRRHLREQGIADYKLPDRFEQLPTLPETAVGKVDKQRLRQLAQQRVAAAAAGE, from the coding sequence ATGATGATTGAATTCACCCGCTGGCCGCCCGAGCTGGAACAGCGCTATCGCGAACGGGGTTACTGGCAGGATGTGCCGCTGGGCGACATCCTGACCCGACACGCCGACAATGACGGCACCGCGTTGATCTGCGGCGAGCGCGCCATCAGTTACCGACAGATGAATCAGCAGGTGGCGCAACTGGCTTGCGCGCTGCAACGCCGGGGGATCAAACCGGGACAGACCGCGCTGGTGCAGTTGGGCAACGTCGACGAATTCTATCTGACTTACTTCGCGCTGCTGCGCGCCGGCATCGTGCCGGTGAACGCGCTGTTCAGCCATCAGCGCAGCGAGCTGTGCGCCTACGCCGACCAGATAGCCCCGACGCTGTTGATCGCCGATCGTAGCCATCCGCTGTTTGCCGACGATAGCTTTATCGACGAACTGCGCCGGCGCTGCCCGTCGCTGCAGCAGGTGATTCTGCGGGGCGATGCCGACTCAGCGCAGGCGCTGTCACAGCTGTTACTGGAAGACGGCGACCTGCTGGCCGCCACGCCGACGCCCGCCGATCAGGTGGCGTTCTTCCAGCTTTCCGGCGGCAGTACCGGCACGCCGAAGCTGATCCCCCGCACCCACAACGATTACTACTACAGCATTCGCGGCAGCGTGGAGATTTGTCGGGTCGACGCGCACACCCGCTTTCTGTGCGCCCTGCCCGCCGCCCACAACTATCCGCTCAGTTCGCCGGGCGCGCTGGGCGTGTTTTACGCCGGCGGCACGGTGGTGCTGGCGAGCGACCCCAGCCCAAGCTGCTGTTTCCCGCTGATTGCCCAACACCAGATCACGCTGACCGCGCTGGTGCCGCCCGCCGTCACGCTGTGGCTGGAAGCGGTGGCGTTATCCGGCGATCGCCGCGCGCTGGCAAGCTTGCAGGTATTGCAGGTCGGCGGTGCGCGTTTAAGCGAAGCGCTGGCGCGACGGGTGCCGGCGGAACTGGGCTGTCAGCTGCAACAGGTGTTCGGCATGGCGGAAGGACTGGTGAACTACACCCGACTGGACGACGACGATGCCCACCGTTTCACCACTCAGGGCTGCCCGATCAGCGACGATGACGAAGTGTGGGTGGCCGATGCCGATGGCAACCCGTTGCCGCACGGCGAACCCGGCCGACTGATGACGCGCGGTCCTTACACCTTTCGGGGTTACTACCGCAGCCCGGCGCACAACCGCCAGGTATTTAACGATGACGGTTTTTACTGCTCCGGCGATCTGGTGATCCAGCAGGCGGATGGCTATTTGCAGGTGGTGGGCCGCGAAAAAGATCAGATCAACCGGGGCGGGGAAAAGATCGCCGCCGAGGAGATCGAGAACCTGCTGCTGCGTCACCCGGCGGTCATCAACGCCGCACTGGTAGCGGTGCCGGACCCGATGATGGGCGAGAAAAGCTGCGCGTTTCTGGTCACCCGCGAACCGCTCAAAGCGGTGGCGCTGCGTCGCCATCTGCGCGAACAGGGCATCGCCGACTACAAACTGCCGGACCGATTTGAACAACTGCCTACCCTGCCGGAAACCGCGGTGGGCAAAGTCGATAAACAGCGGTTACGCCAGCTGGCGCAACAGCGCGTGGCGGCCGCCGCCGCAGGAGAATAA
- a CDS encoding isochorismatase family protein, which produces MAIPKLNAYPLPGVEQLPVNKVNWSVDASRAALLIHDMQNYFLNFWGENSPLTEQLVANVALIRQACRQQGIPVFYTAQPNQQSDADRALLNDMWGPGLNRHPDQQQIAAALTPDSDDTVLVKWRYSAFHRSDLEQRLKAAGRDQLIICGVYAHIGCLTTATDAFMRDIKPFMIADALADFSQEEHLMALRYTAGRCGRVLTSRQLLEALAPQADAGLARLRAELLPLLDDDDDIGDDDNLLDYGLDSVRIMSLVTRWRQQGHDLDFVALVKNPTLRHWHQLLSQPQREEA; this is translated from the coding sequence ATGGCTATTCCAAAACTGAACGCCTACCCGCTTCCCGGCGTGGAGCAATTGCCGGTCAACAAGGTTAACTGGTCGGTCGATGCTTCGCGAGCCGCCCTGCTGATTCACGATATGCAGAACTATTTCCTCAATTTCTGGGGAGAAAACAGCCCGCTGACCGAGCAGTTGGTCGCCAATGTCGCGCTCATCCGTCAGGCGTGCCGCCAGCAGGGCATTCCGGTGTTCTACACCGCGCAACCCAACCAACAGAGCGACGCCGACCGGGCGCTGCTCAACGACATGTGGGGGCCGGGCCTGAACCGTCACCCGGATCAACAGCAAATCGCCGCGGCCCTGACGCCGGATTCGGACGACACCGTGCTGGTGAAATGGCGCTACAGCGCGTTCCACCGTTCCGATCTGGAACAACGACTGAAAGCGGCAGGCCGCGATCAGCTGATTATCTGCGGGGTATACGCGCACATCGGTTGCCTGACCACCGCCACCGATGCGTTTATGCGTGATATCAAACCGTTCATGATCGCCGACGCGCTGGCGGATTTCTCTCAGGAAGAGCACCTGATGGCGCTGCGTTACACCGCCGGGCGTTGCGGCCGGGTGCTGACCAGCAGGCAACTGCTGGAAGCGCTCGCCCCGCAGGCGGATGCCGGCCTGGCGCGTTTGCGCGCCGAGCTGCTGCCGCTGTTGGATGACGACGATGACATCGGCGACGACGACAACCTGCTGGACTACGGGCTGGATTCGGTGCGCATCATGTCGCTGGTTACCCGCTGGCGTCAGCAGGGACATGACCTCGACTTCGTGGCGCTGGTGAAAAACCCCACGTTGCGCCACTGGCACCAACTGCTTAGTCAGCCTCAGCGGGAGGAAGCATGA
- the dhbA gene encoding 2,3-dihydro-2,3-dihydroxybenzoate dehydrogenase gives MSVTLDFSGKQVWVTGAGRGIGYDTACRFADAGATVTGFDRAFSADKPPFRAIELDISNAATVADVCATLLAQTPRLDVLVNGAGILRMGQTEALSQQDWQDCLNVNAGGAFHLFQALIPQFQRQRSGAIVSIGSNAAHVPRAGMAAYCASKAALRSLCLTVGLELAPYGVRCNLVSPGSTDTPMQRSLWHSPASEQHTIAGFPEQFKLGIPLGKIAHPREITDAVLFLASDLASHVTLQDMVIDGGATLGA, from the coding sequence ATGAGCGTCACGCTGGATTTCAGCGGCAAACAGGTGTGGGTGACCGGCGCCGGGCGCGGCATCGGTTATGACACTGCCTGTCGTTTCGCCGACGCGGGCGCTACCGTCACCGGATTCGACCGCGCGTTTTCCGCCGACAAACCGCCGTTTCGCGCCATCGAATTGGATATCAGCAACGCGGCTACCGTTGCCGATGTCTGCGCGACGCTGCTGGCGCAAACACCGCGTCTGGATGTGCTGGTGAACGGCGCCGGCATCCTGCGCATGGGCCAGACCGAAGCACTCAGTCAGCAGGACTGGCAGGATTGCCTGAATGTTAACGCCGGCGGCGCCTTTCACCTGTTTCAGGCGCTGATCCCGCAGTTTCAACGGCAACGCAGCGGCGCGATTGTCTCGATTGGCTCCAACGCCGCGCATGTACCGCGGGCCGGCATGGCGGCCTATTGTGCGTCCAAAGCGGCGCTGCGCAGCCTGTGCCTGACCGTTGGGCTGGAGCTGGCGCCATACGGCGTGCGTTGCAATCTGGTGTCGCCCGGCTCCACCGACACGCCGATGCAACGCAGCCTGTGGCATTCACCCGCCTCGGAACAACACACCATCGCCGGTTTTCCCGAGCAGTTCAAACTGGGGATTCCGCTCGGCAAAATCGCCCATCCGCGCGAAATCACCGATGCGGTGCTGTTTCTGGCTTCCGATCTCGCCAGCCACGTCACGCTACAGGATATGGTGATCGACGGCGGCGCCACGCTGGGCGCATGA
- a CDS encoding hotdog fold thioesterase, which yields MIWKRATSLEALNQMSDDCMVSHLGIRFTHMTDNSLEATLPVDARTRQPFGLLHGGASVVLAESLGSVAGWLCTEPGASVVGVEINASHLRAVAQGEVRGICQPLHLGRQTQVWQIEIVDERQRRCCIARLTTAVIQP from the coding sequence ATGATCTGGAAACGCGCCACCTCACTGGAGGCGCTCAATCAGATGAGCGATGACTGCATGGTGTCCCATCTGGGTATCCGCTTTACCCACATGACGGACAACAGTCTGGAAGCAACCCTACCGGTGGACGCCCGCACCCGGCAACCGTTCGGCCTGCTGCACGGCGGCGCCTCAGTAGTGCTGGCGGAATCGCTGGGTTCGGTGGCGGGCTGGCTCTGTACCGAACCGGGCGCCAGCGTGGTCGGCGTAGAAATCAACGCCAGCCACCTGCGGGCGGTAGCGCAGGGCGAGGTTCGGGGCATCTGCCAACCGTTGCATCTGGGCCGCCAGACGCAGGTCTGGCAGATAGAGATCGTGGACGAGCGCCAGCGGCGCTGCTGCATCGCCCGGCTGACCACGGCCGTTATTCAGCCGTAA
- a CDS encoding alkene reductase, translated as MPDLFDPIHIGAIKAENRIVMAPLTRMRAFDQRIPSALSLDYYVQRASAGMILTEATAVTPQGVGYPNTPGIWSDEQIEGWSRINAAVHAAGGKMVLQMWHVGRISDPVYLDGDLPVAPSAIAAEGHVATIRPYKSYVVPRALETEEVAAIVEDFRRAAENAKRAGFDGVEIHAANGYLFDQFLHDGSNLRTDQYGGSIANRARFLLDTVDAVLTVWPADRVGVHLNTMSNTHSVQDSDPQALFGYVAEQLNDRQLAFIFVREALDTPQRILPLIRKTFSGVVIANDGLTRGAAEQLLADGEADAVSFGRVYISNPDLVERLRRGAPLNELNSNTIYGPGAEGYTDYPALAE; from the coding sequence ATGCCAGATTTGTTTGATCCAATCCATATTGGCGCTATCAAGGCAGAAAACCGTATTGTCATGGCGCCGCTGACCCGCATGCGCGCTTTCGACCAGCGGATCCCCAGCGCGTTATCACTGGACTATTACGTTCAGCGCGCCAGCGCCGGGATGATCCTGACTGAGGCTACTGCCGTCACTCCGCAGGGCGTCGGCTATCCCAATACGCCGGGGATCTGGTCGGACGAACAGATCGAGGGCTGGAGCCGCATCAATGCGGCGGTACACGCGGCGGGCGGCAAAATGGTGCTGCAAATGTGGCACGTGGGGCGCATTTCCGACCCTGTTTATCTGGATGGCGACTTGCCGGTGGCGCCCAGCGCCATTGCGGCGGAAGGGCATGTGGCGACCATTCGTCCGTACAAGTCTTATGTGGTGCCGCGAGCGCTGGAAACCGAAGAAGTAGCCGCTATCGTGGAGGATTTTCGCCGGGCGGCGGAAAACGCCAAACGCGCTGGCTTTGACGGCGTGGAAATTCATGCCGCCAACGGTTATCTGTTCGACCAGTTCCTGCATGACGGCTCCAACCTGCGCACCGACCAGTACGGCGGTTCCATCGCTAACCGGGCGCGTTTTCTGTTGGATACGGTGGACGCCGTACTGACCGTGTGGCCGGCGGATCGGGTCGGCGTGCACCTGAATACCATGTCCAACACGCACTCCGTGCAGGATTCCGACCCGCAGGCGCTGTTCGGCTATGTGGCTGAGCAACTGAACGATCGCCAACTGGCGTTCATCTTTGTGCGTGAAGCGCTGGATACGCCGCAGCGCATTCTGCCGCTGATTCGCAAAACGTTCAGCGGCGTGGTGATCGCCAACGATGGTCTGACCCGTGGCGCCGCTGAGCAACTGCTGGCGGACGGCGAGGCGGATGCGGTGTCGTTTGGCCGGGTCTATATTTCCAACCCGGATCTGGTTGAACGCCTGCGTCGCGGCGCGCCGCTCAACGAGCTGAACAGTAATACTATCTATGGACCGGGCGCGGAAGGTTACACCGATTACCCGGCGCTGGCGGAGTAA
- a CDS encoding RBBP9/YdeN family alpha/beta hydrolase, with the protein MQTTEVDQRLTDIDPRLIMVLVPGLRDSDEEHWQSHWERRFPFWRRIRQKEWYQADLDRWVLAIRRELAACDRPAVLIGHSFGALAACHVVQQGMEGIAGVMLVAPAEPMRFEIEDRIQAERLAVPSLAFASHNDPLMTFSRAEYWAHAWGSDLVDVGEGGHINAESGFGKWEYGLQRLAAFAGQLAPAT; encoded by the coding sequence ATGCAGACAACAGAAGTAGACCAGCGTCTGACGGACATCGACCCGCGCCTGATCATGGTGTTGGTGCCGGGGCTGCGCGACAGTGATGAAGAGCACTGGCAGAGCCACTGGGAGCGGCGGTTTCCGTTCTGGCGGCGTATCCGTCAGAAAGAGTGGTATCAGGCGGATCTGGACCGGTGGGTGCTGGCGATTCGCCGCGAACTGGCGGCCTGTGATCGGCCGGCGGTGTTGATTGGTCACAGCTTTGGCGCGCTGGCCGCCTGTCATGTGGTCCAGCAAGGTATGGAAGGTATCGCCGGCGTGATGCTGGTGGCGCCGGCTGAACCCATGCGCTTTGAAATTGAAGATCGTATTCAGGCCGAACGACTGGCGGTGCCCAGTCTGGCGTTCGCCAGCCACAACGACCCGTTAATGACGTTTTCCCGCGCTGAATACTGGGCGCACGCCTGGGGCAGCGATCTGGTTGATGTCGGCGAGGGCGGTCACATTAATGCGGAGTCGGGGTTCGGCAAATGGGAATACGGATTGCAGCGGCTGGCCGCCTTTGCCGGGCAACTCGCGCCGGCAACCTGA